GCAATAAAGTGGTGACAGCTAACGCCTGATCTCTCTGATTGATTGCATTAACCTGCATTCCTTGTTACTTGAAGTTGCAGCACAGTGAGTGGCGCTCACTTACACGAATCACTGACTTGAGCCAGATTATCAGGATTCGTTCGTTGGCAGCCGGGCTGTAACGGCAATGACCTTGGGTCTATAAACGGTCGGAATCTTCCGGCCGTTTATTTTTTGTTAAACAAAGATCGCGACACATTGGGTATGCTAATAGCAACTATGTTGCTAACAGAAAAATGCATATGACCCTGAATGATGTCATTACTATCGTTATCGATTTTGTTCGTGAACACGAGGCATGGGCGATTCCTATCGTCTTTATTCTGGCTTTTGGTGAGTCGCTCGTCTTTCTTTCTTTACTGCTACCTGCAACGGTTATCTTGCTCGGATTGGGGGCGCTAATCGGTGAAAGTGGTATCTCTTTCTGGCCAATTTGGGCCGCTGCTGCGGCAGGTGCTTTCTTTGGCGACTGGCTCTCCTATTGGGTTGGTGTCCATTACAAAGACCGAGTCGGCACTCTGTGGCCACTTTCCCGCAATCCTCAGTTACTCGTTCGTGGCCATGCATTCTTTGAGCGTTGGGGATTCTTTGGCGCGTTTATTGGCCGTTTCTTTGGCCCACTCCGTGCAGTTGTCCCTTTGGTTGCCGGTATCTGTACTATGCCAAAGTTCTATTTTCAGTTAGCCAATATCACTTCCGCTATAATTTGGGCCTTCGGTATTCTGGCTCCAGGTGCGTTCGGCATTCAATGGCTATCTCACTGGATAGATTAAGTCAGTAAGTGGCACGTCGCTCGTCAATGGATAGCTGTTTTAACCTATTTTGGGTCGCAAGGTGAGCGTTTTTTGGACTGTGTGTTATTTGTGCGCACAGCTTCGCAAGATAGCATGTAACGGAAAAACACTCTGGACATCCATACAGTATCCCCTTACCTTGACTGACAATAGGTTAATGGGGAGATAACCGTGGATATCAGTTTATTTTATGGGCTGGCGGGTTGCCTTATCGGTGGTCTTATTGGTTGGCTAATTGCTAGCTTGTACCAGCAGCGGAATAAAGCGCAGCAGGATATAGAACGGCGATTACTAGAGCAGGCCTTACAGCAGACACAGCAGGGTTCTGTCGAGCTACAGGCTGTTTTACAGCGTAACGAACAGCAATTACGGCAAGGTGAATTGGAACAACGTAATTTGCACAGCCAATTGGCGGCAAATGCTGAAAAACTGCAACAGTTGGCCCATTGGCGTAATGAATGTGATCAACTCAATCAAGAACTCCGCGCTCAAAGAGAAGTGAATAGCGCCCAAGAGGCGGAACTGCGCGAAGTCACTATCCGCCTGGAAGAAACGCGTCTGACTAGCGAGGAAAAACAGCGACTCCTCATTAACAGTGAACAGCGGCTGACCACACAATTCGAAAATCTGGCGAACCGCATCTTTGAACAAACTGGCCGTCGTGCGGACGAACAAAATAAACAAAGTCTGGACAGCCTATTACTGCCTTTACGGGAACAGTTGGATGGTTTCCGCCGTCAGGTTCAGGATAGCTTTGGACAGGAAGCCAGGGAGCGCCACACGCTGACCCATGAAATACGCAGTCTGCAACAATTGAATGCTCAAATGGCGAGGGAAGCACTAAACCTGACTAAGGCACTGAAAGGTGATAATAAAACGCAGGGGAACTGGGGTGAAGTCGTTCTGGCTAAAGTGCTTGAAGCTTCGGGGCTGCGTGAAGGTTATGAGTATCAAACGCAGGTGAGTGTAAAGCTTGATAGCAACAGCCGTATGCAGCCAGATGTCATTGTGCGCCTACCTCAGGGTAAAGATGTGGTGATTGACGCTAAAATGTCGTTGGTTGCATATGAACGCTATTTTAATAGCGAAGATGACGCAGAGCGGGAAGTCGCGCTGAATGAGCATTTATCGTCGCTGCGCGCCCATATTAGAATGTTGGGCCGTAAGGATTACCAGCAACTTCCGGGATTGCGGTCGCTTGATTATGTACTGATGTTCATTCCGGTTGAACCTGCTTTTCTGGTGGCCATTGACCGCCAGCCAGAGTTGATAAGTGAAGCACTACAGCACAATATTATGTTGGTTAGCCCGACAACATTGCTGGTGGCTTTGCGGACTATTACCAATTTATGGCGCTACGAACATCAAAGTCAGAATGCACAGCGTATTGCCGATAAAGCCGCCAAACTCTATGACAAGTTGCGCTTATTTGTTGATGACATGGAATCATTGGGGCAAAGCCTCGATAAAGCGCACCTAAGTTATCGTCAGGCAATGAACAAACTGTCGCAAGGCCGTGGTAACCTGATTGGGCAAGTAGAAAGTTTTCGCACACTGGGGGTCGAGGTAAAACGGCCTATTAGCCCATTACTGGCGGAAAGAGCCAGTGCTGAGCATCAACCAGAAGGCGATTTAGCGCTATCCGATGATGTTGAGTCAGAGACATATCCAAAGCAATCAGGATTACAGTAAGGCAACATGAGTGGCACCGCTGAGTTGACTTAAAATCAGTGAGTTGAGTGAGAGCCGCCAATGCCGCTGTCTCCTTGTGAGAGAAGGGTTTCAATGATTTGGCACCGCTGAAGTATCAGGGTTAGTTGCATGTTCCTCTTATGTATGATGTTGAGAAGACTGCGAATAAGTAGTTACCTTAATACCAGGTGAGGTGGGGCTTTCATCGGAGTTCTGGTACAATTCCTCGAAAGATTGACTGAAAAGCAGGCACAGAAAATGGTAGATCAGGAGAAGGAAACCACTCATTTTGGTTTCCGCACCGTAGCCAAAGAACAGAAAGAAGGCATGGTGGCAGAAGTATTTCATTCCGTAGCGGCCAAATATGATCTGATGAATGACCTGATGTCATTCGGCGTTCACCGTATTTGGAAGCGTTTTACCATTGACTGTAGTGGCGTTCGGCGCGGTCAACGG
The sequence above is drawn from the Yersinia intermedia genome and encodes:
- a CDS encoding DedA family protein, whose translation is MTLNDVITIVIDFVREHEAWAIPIVFILAFGESLVFLSLLLPATVILLGLGALIGESGISFWPIWAAAAAGAFFGDWLSYWVGVHYKDRVGTLWPLSRNPQLLVRGHAFFERWGFFGAFIGRFFGPLRAVVPLVAGICTMPKFYFQLANITSAIIWAFGILAPGAFGIQWLSHWID
- the rmuC gene encoding DNA recombination protein RmuC is translated as MDISLFYGLAGCLIGGLIGWLIASLYQQRNKAQQDIERRLLEQALQQTQQGSVELQAVLQRNEQQLRQGELEQRNLHSQLAANAEKLQQLAHWRNECDQLNQELRAQREVNSAQEAELREVTIRLEETRLTSEEKQRLLINSEQRLTTQFENLANRIFEQTGRRADEQNKQSLDSLLLPLREQLDGFRRQVQDSFGQEARERHTLTHEIRSLQQLNAQMAREALNLTKALKGDNKTQGNWGEVVLAKVLEASGLREGYEYQTQVSVKLDSNSRMQPDVIVRLPQGKDVVIDAKMSLVAYERYFNSEDDAEREVALNEHLSSLRAHIRMLGRKDYQQLPGLRSLDYVLMFIPVEPAFLVAIDRQPELISEALQHNIMLVSPTTLLVALRTITNLWRYEHQSQNAQRIADKAAKLYDKLRLFVDDMESLGQSLDKAHLSYRQAMNKLSQGRGNLIGQVESFRTLGVEVKRPISPLLAERASAEHQPEGDLALSDDVESETYPKQSGLQ